In Chanodichthys erythropterus isolate Z2021 chromosome 7, ASM2448905v1, whole genome shotgun sequence, a genomic segment contains:
- the bncr gene encoding protein Bouncer, with amino-acid sequence MPSKAVLQWISGLVFLVLCLQPGVVCQKLMCYFCPLTSFNNTCKHTLSECPPQQLCFTSDGRFGRASLLFSKGCMTRSDCVRPKSSVVRGNNVTFTYSCCGRSYCNSSGRGAARPALLAVTAIAVSVCSRTVLIL; translated from the coding sequence ATGCCGTCTAAAGCTGTTCTTCAGTGGATCTCAGGCCTGGTGTTCTTGGTTTTGTGTCTTCAGCCTGGCGTCGTCTGTCAAAAGCTCATGTGTTACTTCTGTCCTCTGACGTCCTTCAACAACACCTGCAAACACACTCTGTCCGAGTGTCCGCCGCAGCAGCTGTGCTTCACCTCCGACGGACGCTTCGGACGGGCCTCCCTGCTGTTCTCCAAGGGCTGCATGACCAGGAGCGACTGCGTCCGACCCAAGAGTTCTGTGGTCCGCGGGAACAACGTCACCTTCACGTACTCGTGCTGCGGCCGGAGCTACTGTAACTCCAGCGGGCGCGGCGCGGCCCGTCCGGCTCTGCTCGCAGTGACTGCTATCGCTGTGAGTGTTTGCAGCCGGACTGTGCTGATCCTCTAG